The proteins below are encoded in one region of Styela clava chromosome 4, kaStyClav1.hap1.2, whole genome shotgun sequence:
- the LOC120326580 gene encoding protein mono-ADP-ribosyltransferase PARP12-like isoform X2 has translation MFQYTLPVRTMINAKAVSIYILLSLFQHANSNINRCTESSCDEDICCSGIYVASCCPQESSEVAKAARGVFKTVRDILAGNRAREYERKIVFTILAAFLAALFGIFVTILWECWRWIGRDIANHVDINEDVRNRHNFDEVENIEEINNSIAADFPPDWINIPFGTGYNKRKIVHGHQEYDDVLAAFQQNGLPHCRVLKIEKIQNPMIFNQFENRKSYVMEKYNGEEVTEFLFHGTKSHHVESICSSGFVVNFAGDNGHAFGKGIYFARQSSYSLHYTGNSRERSMFCAEVIVGKYTKGSKHLREEPVEGNLRYDSVVDNMNDPNIFVVFREASSYPTYLITFLS, from the exons ATGTTTCAATATACCTTACCAGTACGGACAATGATAAACGCTAAAGCCGTGAgcatttatattttgctttcacTATTTCAACATGCGAATTCAA ATATTAATCGCTGCACCGAATCATCATGTGATGAGGATATCTGTTGTTCGGGTATTTATGTAGCTTCGTGTTGCCCGCAAGAGTCGAGTGAAGTAGCAAAAGCGGCTAGAGGAG TTTTTAAAACTGTGAGAGACATTTTAGCAGGTAACCGAGCTCGTGAATACGAGCGGAAAATAGTATTCACAATTCTTGCAGCATTTCTTGCTGCTCTATTTGGAATATTTGTTACAATTTTATGGGAATGTTGGAGATGGATAG GAAGAGATATTGCAAACCACGTTGATATTAATGAGGACGTGAGGAACAGACACAATTTCG ATGAAGTCgaaaatattgaagaaataaACAATTCAATTGCAGCAG ATTTCCCACCAGACTGGATCAACATACCATTTGGCACCGGGTACAACAAAAGAAAAATTGTTCATGGACATCAAGAGTATGATGACGTGTTAGCAGCATTTCAACAAAATGGACTACCGCATTGCAGAGTATTAAAG attgaaaaaatacaaaatccaATGATTTTCAACCAATTCGAAAACAGAAAGAGTTACGTGATGGAAAAATACAACGGCGAAGAAGTTACAGAATTTCTTTTTCATGGAACCAAAAGCCATCACGTTGAAAGCATTTGTTCATCGGGATTTGTCGTGAATTTTGCAGGAGATAATG GACATGCGTTTGGCAAAGGAATTTACTTTGCACGGCAATCATCCTATTCATTGCACTACACCGGTAATAGCAGAGAACGATCGATGTTTTGTGCAGAGGTTATAGTTGGAAAATACACCAAAGGAAGCAAACATTTACGCGAAGAACCTGTTGAAGGAAACTTGCGTTATGACAGCGTTGTGGATAACATGAATGACCCTaatatatttgttgtttttcgtGAAGCTAGTTCGTATCCAACTTATTTAATCACGTTTTTATCGTAA
- the LOC120326580 gene encoding protein mono-ADP-ribosyltransferase PARP12-like isoform X1, with protein sequence MFQYTLPVRTMINAKAVSIYILLSLFQHANSNINRCTESSCDEDICCSGIYVASCCPQESSEVAKAARGVFKTVRDILAGNRAREYERKIVFTILAAFLAALFGIFVTILWECWRWIGRDIANHVDINEDVRNRHNFDEVENIEEINNSIAAADFPPDWINIPFGTGYNKRKIVHGHQEYDDVLAAFQQNGLPHCRVLKIEKIQNPMIFNQFENRKSYVMEKYNGEEVTEFLFHGTKSHHVESICSSGFVVNFAGDNGHAFGKGIYFARQSSYSLHYTGNSRERSMFCAEVIVGKYTKGSKHLREEPVEGNLRYDSVVDNMNDPNIFVVFREASSYPTYLITFLS encoded by the exons ATGTTTCAATATACCTTACCAGTACGGACAATGATAAACGCTAAAGCCGTGAgcatttatattttgctttcacTATTTCAACATGCGAATTCAA ATATTAATCGCTGCACCGAATCATCATGTGATGAGGATATCTGTTGTTCGGGTATTTATGTAGCTTCGTGTTGCCCGCAAGAGTCGAGTGAAGTAGCAAAAGCGGCTAGAGGAG TTTTTAAAACTGTGAGAGACATTTTAGCAGGTAACCGAGCTCGTGAATACGAGCGGAAAATAGTATTCACAATTCTTGCAGCATTTCTTGCTGCTCTATTTGGAATATTTGTTACAATTTTATGGGAATGTTGGAGATGGATAG GAAGAGATATTGCAAACCACGTTGATATTAATGAGGACGTGAGGAACAGACACAATTTCG ATGAAGTCgaaaatattgaagaaataaACAATTCAATTGCAGCAG CAGATTTCCCACCAGACTGGATCAACATACCATTTGGCACCGGGTACAACAAAAGAAAAATTGTTCATGGACATCAAGAGTATGATGACGTGTTAGCAGCATTTCAACAAAATGGACTACCGCATTGCAGAGTATTAAAG attgaaaaaatacaaaatccaATGATTTTCAACCAATTCGAAAACAGAAAGAGTTACGTGATGGAAAAATACAACGGCGAAGAAGTTACAGAATTTCTTTTTCATGGAACCAAAAGCCATCACGTTGAAAGCATTTGTTCATCGGGATTTGTCGTGAATTTTGCAGGAGATAATG GACATGCGTTTGGCAAAGGAATTTACTTTGCACGGCAATCATCCTATTCATTGCACTACACCGGTAATAGCAGAGAACGATCGATGTTTTGTGCAGAGGTTATAGTTGGAAAATACACCAAAGGAAGCAAACATTTACGCGAAGAACCTGTTGAAGGAAACTTGCGTTATGACAGCGTTGTGGATAACATGAATGACCCTaatatatttgttgtttttcgtGAAGCTAGTTCGTATCCAACTTATTTAATCACGTTTTTATCGTAA